One window of Papaver somniferum cultivar HN1 chromosome 9, ASM357369v1, whole genome shotgun sequence genomic DNA carries:
- the LOC113310196 gene encoding reticulon-like protein B21 isoform X2, with product MQSPGGSSRRSTTTTAAKTGVIPGSVWENRMKVDEVKGGIKVFNGGDQNNDVGGGGGIDHSGNQIQVYRRRLPRIQSSNGNGGGGEIGKSKRPLKPDTTDGNDQKNPIQLRKSKSDKIEKTRTPTIKKTRSHGEQRISSAIKDRETILNNGSQSANQKKNVIDYDCDDEEEEEEEEGTNLNEETENEEIDVKEVNIDQEQLKLNVMIKNEEDSRTQMSKELVVVPSNLLVGNLKNSPSKSERVVICQEEKKLNEIQKTSIPISSGVSKKTAPPQPVKKDTPKIPPSSYEFQRCPDSQNKLQNLVDLVMWRDVSKSALVFGFGAFLILSSSFTIDLNFSLISAISYMGLLYLATRFLYTSIICRGGAYSQEESNGTLMVGEEEAVWLLRLTLPYLNEFLLKLKSLFSGDPATTMKLGVLLFILARCGSSITIWKVAKLGFFGIFTVPKVCSSYSTQLTGYGKFWIRRFQDAWDSCTHKKAVALAGFTLVWNLSSIVARIWAVFMLIVALRYYQQSLVQYCGVLNEGWGSEEEEEIIAVDRDDSGERHYCVSTTSIKEVVLEEKNRLVK from the exons ATGCAGAGTCCTGGTGGTAGTAGTAGAAGAAGTACTACTACAACTGCAGCAAAAACTGGTGTAATTCCAGGTTCAGTCTGGGAGAACAGAATGAAGGTTGATGAAGTTAAAGGTGGAATTAAGGTCTTTAATGGTGGTGATCAGAACAATGAtgtcggtggtggcggcggcattGATCATTCTGGAAATCAAATTCAAGTTTACAGAAGAAGATTACCAAGAATTCAAAGCAGTAacggtaatggtggtggtggagagatTGGAAAGAGTAAAAGACCATTGAAACCAGACACTACCGACGGAAATGATCAGAAAAATCCAATTCAATTAAGGAAATCTAAATCTGATAAAATTGAGAAGACCCGAACTCCCACAATCAAGAAAACTAGATCTCATGGAGAACAGAGAATTTCAAGTGCAATTAAAGATAGGGAGACCATCTTGAATAATGGAAGTCAGAGtgcaaatcaaaagaagaatgtCATTGACTATGActgtgatgatgaagaagaagaagaggaagaggaaggaaCTAATTTGAATGAGGAAACTGAAAATGAAGAAATTGATGTCAAAGAAGTAAATATTGATCAAGAACAACTGAAACTCAATGTGATGATAAAAAATGAAGAAGACAGCAGAACTCAAATGAGCAAAGAACTGGTAGTTGTACCTTCAAATTTGCTAGTTGGAAATCTCAAAAACTCACCTTCAA AGTCTGAAAGAGTTGTAATTTGCcaagaagagaagaaattgaaTGAGATCCAGAAAACATCAATACCCATTTCTTCTGGGGTTAGCAAAAAAACAGCACCACCACAGCCAGTAAAGAAGGATACTCCAAAAATTCCTCCAA GTTCATATGAATTTCAGAGATGTCCAGATTCccaaaacaaattacaaaatcTTG TGGATCTAGTGATGTGGAGAGATGTATCAAAGTCAGCACTTGTCTTTGGGTTTGGAGCatttcttattctttcttcttctttcaccaTAGATCTTAATTTCAG TTTGATTTCTGCAATTTCTTACATGGGTCTTCTCTACCTAGCAACAAGATTTCTCTATACATCAATTATTTGCAG AGGGGGAGCATATTCCCAAGAAGAATCAAATGGGACATTAATGGTAGGAGAAGAAGAAGCAGTTTGGTTATTAAGATTGACTCTCCCATACTTAAATGAGTTTCTACTGAAACTTAAAAGTCTTTTTTCTGGAGACCCTGCAACTACAATGAAG CTAGGAGTGCTTCTGTTTATTCTGGCTCGCTGTGGAAGCTCCATCACTATCTGGAAGGTTGCGAAATTGG gattttttggaatttttacggTACCAAAAGTTTGCTCATCATATTCTACTCAGTTAACTGGATATG GTAAATTTTGGATCAGACGGTTTCAAGATGCATGGGACTCGTGTACTCACAAAAAAGCTGTAGCCCTTGCTGGTTTTACTCTTGTGTGGAATTTATCTTCAATTGTAGCTCGCATTTGGGCAG TATTCATGTTAATTGTGGCGCTTCGATATTATCAGCAATCTTTAGTACAATATTGTGGAGTACTAAATGAAGGATGGGGatcagaagaggaagaagaaataatAGCAGTAGATAGAGATGATTCTGGTGAGAGACATTATTGTGTTTCCACGACCTCTATAAAAGAAGTtgtgttagaagaaaaaaatagattGGTGAAGTAG
- the LOC113310196 gene encoding reticulon-like protein B21 isoform X1, translating to MQSPGGSSRRSTTTTAAKTGVIPGSVWENRMKVDEVKGGIKVFNGGDQNNDVGGGGGIDHSGNQIQVYRRRLPRIQSSNGNGGGGEIGKSKRPLKPDTTDGNDQKNPIQLRKSKSDKIEKTRTPTIKKTRSHGEQRISSAIKDRETILNNGSQSANQKKNVIDYDCDDEEEEEEEEGTNLNEETENEEIDVKEVNIDQEQLKLNVMIKNEEDSRTQMSKELVVVPSNLLVGNLKNSPSKSERVVICQEEKKLNEIQKTSIPISSGVSKKTAPPQPVKKDTPKIPPTGSYEFQRCPDSQNKLQNLVDLVMWRDVSKSALVFGFGAFLILSSSFTIDLNFSLISAISYMGLLYLATRFLYTSIICRGGAYSQEESNGTLMVGEEEAVWLLRLTLPYLNEFLLKLKSLFSGDPATTMKLGVLLFILARCGSSITIWKVAKLGFFGIFTVPKVCSSYSTQLTGYGKFWIRRFQDAWDSCTHKKAVALAGFTLVWNLSSIVARIWAVFMLIVALRYYQQSLVQYCGVLNEGWGSEEEEEIIAVDRDDSGERHYCVSTTSIKEVVLEEKNRLVK from the exons ATGCAGAGTCCTGGTGGTAGTAGTAGAAGAAGTACTACTACAACTGCAGCAAAAACTGGTGTAATTCCAGGTTCAGTCTGGGAGAACAGAATGAAGGTTGATGAAGTTAAAGGTGGAATTAAGGTCTTTAATGGTGGTGATCAGAACAATGAtgtcggtggtggcggcggcattGATCATTCTGGAAATCAAATTCAAGTTTACAGAAGAAGATTACCAAGAATTCAAAGCAGTAacggtaatggtggtggtggagagatTGGAAAGAGTAAAAGACCATTGAAACCAGACACTACCGACGGAAATGATCAGAAAAATCCAATTCAATTAAGGAAATCTAAATCTGATAAAATTGAGAAGACCCGAACTCCCACAATCAAGAAAACTAGATCTCATGGAGAACAGAGAATTTCAAGTGCAATTAAAGATAGGGAGACCATCTTGAATAATGGAAGTCAGAGtgcaaatcaaaagaagaatgtCATTGACTATGActgtgatgatgaagaagaagaagaggaagaggaaggaaCTAATTTGAATGAGGAAACTGAAAATGAAGAAATTGATGTCAAAGAAGTAAATATTGATCAAGAACAACTGAAACTCAATGTGATGATAAAAAATGAAGAAGACAGCAGAACTCAAATGAGCAAAGAACTGGTAGTTGTACCTTCAAATTTGCTAGTTGGAAATCTCAAAAACTCACCTTCAA AGTCTGAAAGAGTTGTAATTTGCcaagaagagaagaaattgaaTGAGATCCAGAAAACATCAATACCCATTTCTTCTGGGGTTAGCAAAAAAACAGCACCACCACAGCCAGTAAAGAAGGATACTCCAAAAATTCCTCCAA CAGGTTCATATGAATTTCAGAGATGTCCAGATTCccaaaacaaattacaaaatcTTG TGGATCTAGTGATGTGGAGAGATGTATCAAAGTCAGCACTTGTCTTTGGGTTTGGAGCatttcttattctttcttcttctttcaccaTAGATCTTAATTTCAG TTTGATTTCTGCAATTTCTTACATGGGTCTTCTCTACCTAGCAACAAGATTTCTCTATACATCAATTATTTGCAG AGGGGGAGCATATTCCCAAGAAGAATCAAATGGGACATTAATGGTAGGAGAAGAAGAAGCAGTTTGGTTATTAAGATTGACTCTCCCATACTTAAATGAGTTTCTACTGAAACTTAAAAGTCTTTTTTCTGGAGACCCTGCAACTACAATGAAG CTAGGAGTGCTTCTGTTTATTCTGGCTCGCTGTGGAAGCTCCATCACTATCTGGAAGGTTGCGAAATTGG gattttttggaatttttacggTACCAAAAGTTTGCTCATCATATTCTACTCAGTTAACTGGATATG GTAAATTTTGGATCAGACGGTTTCAAGATGCATGGGACTCGTGTACTCACAAAAAAGCTGTAGCCCTTGCTGGTTTTACTCTTGTGTGGAATTTATCTTCAATTGTAGCTCGCATTTGGGCAG TATTCATGTTAATTGTGGCGCTTCGATATTATCAGCAATCTTTAGTACAATATTGTGGAGTACTAAATGAAGGATGGGGatcagaagaggaagaagaaataatAGCAGTAGATAGAGATGATTCTGGTGAGAGACATTATTGTGTTTCCACGACCTCTATAAAAGAAGTtgtgttagaagaaaaaaatagattGGTGAAGTAG